One Silene latifolia isolate original U9 population chromosome 4, ASM4854445v1, whole genome shotgun sequence DNA segment encodes these proteins:
- the LOC141653072 gene encoding serpin-ZXA-like, whose protein sequence is MAPKVTKKNKRDINLKVALIEANKSVSSNKNFICSPLGIHFMLSILANGSTGETRNQIYKYLGSKTLKEINQKASETLEMIYPTIKGNSKGPVVSFVNGAWVDLQTTSLKPPFQKLLQGTYKADAKALDFQKKEEVCKEINLWVSDATQGTITELLSPQLIGQDTILVLGNALFFKAAWETPFDACENQSFHLLTGKTIQAPCMTTRYYEFEFDGGCFDDFRLLRLPYKTAQDTTRQFAMYIFLPNTNDGLIGLMERFSRDPGFLQANYELAKACLTDFWIPKFKFSHLFSVKDTLMQLGLDRMFKRVGELKKIVNQPFAEQLYVSKMYQKSFVEVNEEGTLASSAMVCQCGGGGPPPNLFSFVADHPFLFTIREEISQVTFFVGTVLNPLLE, encoded by the exons ATGGCTCCAAAGGTTACGAAAAAG AACAAAAGAGACATCAATCTGAAGGTAGCACTGATTGAAGCAAACAAGAGTGTATCATCCAACAAGAACTTCATTTGCTCACCGCTCGGCATTCACTTTATGCTGAGCATATTGGCTAATGGCTCAACCGGCGAAACAAGGAATCAAATATACAAATATTTGGGATCCAAAACTCTGAAAGAAATCAATCAGAAGGCCTCAGAAACCCTGGAAATGATCTATCCAACTATCAAAGGAAATTCCAAGGGTCCGGTCGTCTCGTTTGTGAATGGGGCATGGGTTGATCTGCAGACTACCTCTTTAAAGCCGCCCTTTCAGAAGCTTCTTCAAGGCACCTACAAGGCTGATGCTAAAGCTCTTGATTTTCAGAAGAAG GAAGAAGTATGCAAAGAAATCAACTTGTGGGTAAGTGATGCTACACAAGGGACAATAACGGAACTCTTGTCGCCTCAACTTATAGGACAGGACACAATACTTGTACTTGGAAATGCGCTCTTCTTTAAAGCAGCCTGGGAGACCCCATTTGACGCGTGTGAAAATCAGAGCTTTCACCTCCTTACTGGGAAAACTATTCAAGCTCCCTGTATGACTACCCGTTACTACGAGTTTGAGTTCGATGGAGGTTGTTTTGATGATTTCAGGCTGCTGAGGCTTCCTTATAAAACAGCACAAGATACTACTAGGCAATTCGCCATGTATATCTTTCTTCCAAACACTAACGACGGTCTCATTGGTTTAATGGAAAGATTCAGCAGAGACCCCGGGTTTCTACAAGCGAATTATGAGTTGGCTAAAGCTTGTCTTACAGATTTTTGGATTCCCAAGTTCAAGTTCTCCCACCTGTTTTCGGTTAAGGATACATTGATGCAACTAGGATTGGACCGAATGTTCAAGCGCGTTGGTGAACTTAAAAAAATAGTGAACCAGCCTTTTGCCGAGCAGCTGTATGTGTCTAAGATGTACCAGAAGTCGTTTGTTGAAGTCAACGAGGAAGGGACCTTAGCTTCTTCCGCCATGGTATGTCAGTGTGGTGGAGGAGGACCGCCTCCAAATCTATTTAGCTTTGTGGCTGATCACCCGTTCTTGTTTACGATACGAGAAGAGATTTCACAGGTCACTTTTTTTGTTGGGACTGTTCTTAATCCTCTATTAGAGTAG